A genomic stretch from Microcebus murinus isolate Inina chromosome 11, M.murinus_Inina_mat1.0, whole genome shotgun sequence includes:
- the POC5 gene encoding centrosomal protein POC5 isoform X3 has protein sequence MEVGKGCDFNISSHSKTDGSSPVLSPKKPSHPVMDFFSSHLFVNSPSPATNSSHTDGHEVIMSDYLVSDENLQKMENVLDLWSSGLKTNIISELSKWKLNFIDWHRMEMKKEKEKHAAHSKQLCKQINELKELQKAFEISIGRKDEVISSLSHAIGKQKEKTELMRTFFHWRIGHVKSRQDVYEGKLADQYFQRTLLKKVWKGWRSIVQKQWKDVVERACQARAEEVCVQISNDYETKVAMLTGALENAKAEIQRMQHEKEHFEDSMKKAFMRGVCALNLEAMTIFQNRNDTGIDSINNKKEEYGPCVQGKEHPVPLDPSATQIPVPVASPLLPSPPAAASATTIPSAASMTSAGAASMSSVHVPVSLLGAGSAASAVTEEMYVPRVVTSAQQKAGKTITARITGRCDFAPKNRVGSSLAIMGVSPPMSSVVVEKHHPVTMQTIPQATAAKYPRTIHPESSTSASRALGTRSTHTQSLTSVHSIKVVD, from the exons ATGGAAGTTGGAAAAGGATGTGACTTCAATATTTCAAGTCATTCAAAGACAGATG GGTCATCACCAGTGTTATCACCAAAGAAGCCTTCTCACCCAGTCATGGATTTTTTCAGTTCACATCTTTTCGTTAACTCTCCCTCACCAGCAACTAATTCTAGTCATACAGATGGCCACGAAGTAATTATGAGTGATTATCTTGTTTCTGATGAAAACCTTCAGAAGATGGAAAATGTACTTGATCTTTGGAGCTCAGGTCTTAAG ACAAATATCATATCTGAACTAAGTAAATGGAAACTTAATTTTATTGACTGGCAccgaatggaaatgaaaaaagagaaagaaaaacatgcagCACATTCAAAACAACTGTGCAAACAGATCAACGAATTGAAGGAGCTGCAGAAAGCCTTTGAAATCTCCATTGGGAGAAAAGATGAG GTGATTTCTAGCTTGTCTCATGCCATAGGCAAGCAGAAGGAAAAGACAGAGTTGATGAGAACATTCTTCCACTGGCGAATTGGCCATGTCAAATCCAGACAGGat GTTTATGAAGGTAAACTAGCTGACCAGTACTTCCAGAGAACTTTACTAAAGAAAGTCTGGAAAGGCTGGCGCTCCATAGTACAAAAGCAGTGGAAAGATGTGGTGGAAAGAGCTTGTCAAGCAAGAGCTGAAGAAGTTTGTGTCCAGATATCCAATGATTATGAAACCAAAGTTGCTATG TTAACTGGAGCTTTGGAAAATGCAAAAGCTGAAATTCAAAGAATGCAACATGAAAAAGAACACTTTGAAGATTCCATGAAAAAAGCTTTCATGAGGGGTGTATGTGCATTAAATCTTGAAGCCATGActatatttcaaaacagaaatgaTACAG GAATAGActccataaataataaaaaggaagaatatggTCCCTGTGTACAAGGAAAAGAACATCCTGTTCCTTTGGATCCTTCGGCTACCCAGATACCTGTACCGGTTGCATCTCCACTGCTGCCATCTCCACCTGCAGCGGCCAGTGCGACCACCATTCCCTCTGCTGCTTCCATGACTTCTGCTGGGGCTGCTTCCATGTCTTCTGTTCACGTTCCTGTTTCTCTTCTTGGTGCAGGATCAGCAGCTAGTGCtgtaacagaagaaatg tacGTGCCAAGAGTTGTAACTTCTGCACAACAGAAAGCTGGAAAAACGATTACAGCGCGGATCACAGGGAGATGTGATTTTGCTCCAAAAAATAGAGTTGGTAGCAGTTTAGCTATAATGGGAGTTTCTCCTCCCATGAGCTCAGTTGTTGTGGAAAAACATCATCCAGTCACAATG
- the POC5 gene encoding centrosomal protein POC5 isoform X2, whose protein sequence is MSSDGEIYSLPVVQNESDRGSSLSSDLQEEYEELLRYAIVTPNIDSSASQSSHPKGEVAPDVRIPTAVDDILHSQGDNPLRETAMEVGKGCDFNISSHSKTDATNSSHTDGHEVIMSDYLVSDENLQKMENVLDLWSSGLKTNIISELSKWKLNFIDWHRMEMKKEKEKHAAHSKQLCKQINELKELQKAFEISIGRKDEVISSLSHAIGKQKEKTELMRTFFHWRIGHVKSRQDVYEGKLADQYFQRTLLKKVWKGWRSIVQKQWKDVVERACQARAEEVCVQISNDYETKVAMLTGALENAKAEIQRMQHEKEHFEDSMKKAFMRGVCALNLEAMTIFQNRNDTGIDSINNKKEEYGPCVQGKEHPVPLDPSATQIPVPVASPLLPSPPAAASATTIPSAASMTSAGAASMSSVHVPVSLLGAGSAASAVTEEMYVPRVVTSAQQKAGKTITARITGRCDFAPKNRVGSSLAIMGVSPPMSSVVVEKHHPVTMQTIPQATAAKYPRTIHPESSTSASRALGTRSTHTQSLTSVHSIKVVD, encoded by the exons ATGTCATCAGATGGGGAGATATACTCACTTCCAGTTGTGCAAAATGAGTCTGATCGAGGCAGTTCTCTCTCTTCAGATCTTCAG GAAGAGTATGAAGAACTACTTCGTTACGCTATAGTGACTCCAAATATTGACTCCAGTGCTTCACAGTCATCTCATCCTAAGGGAGAAGTGGCACCAGATGTTAGAATTCCTACTGCAGTTGATGATATTCTTCATAGTCAAG GAGATAACCCTTTAAGAGAAACTGCAATGGAAGTTGGAAAAGGATGTGACTTCAATATTTCAAGTCATTCAAAGACAGATG CAACTAATTCTAGTCATACAGATGGCCACGAAGTAATTATGAGTGATTATCTTGTTTCTGATGAAAACCTTCAGAAGATGGAAAATGTACTTGATCTTTGGAGCTCAGGTCTTAAG ACAAATATCATATCTGAACTAAGTAAATGGAAACTTAATTTTATTGACTGGCAccgaatggaaatgaaaaaagagaaagaaaaacatgcagCACATTCAAAACAACTGTGCAAACAGATCAACGAATTGAAGGAGCTGCAGAAAGCCTTTGAAATCTCCATTGGGAGAAAAGATGAG GTGATTTCTAGCTTGTCTCATGCCATAGGCAAGCAGAAGGAAAAGACAGAGTTGATGAGAACATTCTTCCACTGGCGAATTGGCCATGTCAAATCCAGACAGGat GTTTATGAAGGTAAACTAGCTGACCAGTACTTCCAGAGAACTTTACTAAAGAAAGTCTGGAAAGGCTGGCGCTCCATAGTACAAAAGCAGTGGAAAGATGTGGTGGAAAGAGCTTGTCAAGCAAGAGCTGAAGAAGTTTGTGTCCAGATATCCAATGATTATGAAACCAAAGTTGCTATG TTAACTGGAGCTTTGGAAAATGCAAAAGCTGAAATTCAAAGAATGCAACATGAAAAAGAACACTTTGAAGATTCCATGAAAAAAGCTTTCATGAGGGGTGTATGTGCATTAAATCTTGAAGCCATGActatatttcaaaacagaaatgaTACAG GAATAGActccataaataataaaaaggaagaatatggTCCCTGTGTACAAGGAAAAGAACATCCTGTTCCTTTGGATCCTTCGGCTACCCAGATACCTGTACCGGTTGCATCTCCACTGCTGCCATCTCCACCTGCAGCGGCCAGTGCGACCACCATTCCCTCTGCTGCTTCCATGACTTCTGCTGGGGCTGCTTCCATGTCTTCTGTTCACGTTCCTGTTTCTCTTCTTGGTGCAGGATCAGCAGCTAGTGCtgtaacagaagaaatg tacGTGCCAAGAGTTGTAACTTCTGCACAACAGAAAGCTGGAAAAACGATTACAGCGCGGATCACAGGGAGATGTGATTTTGCTCCAAAAAATAGAGTTGGTAGCAGTTTAGCTATAATGGGAGTTTCTCCTCCCATGAGCTCAGTTGTTGTGGAAAAACATCATCCAGTCACAATG
- the POC5 gene encoding centrosomal protein POC5 isoform X1 codes for MSSDGEIYSLPVVQNESDRGSSLSSDLQEEYEELLRYAIVTPNIDSSASQSSHPKGEVAPDVRIPTAVDDILHSQGDNPLRETAMEVGKGCDFNISSHSKTDGSSPVLSPKKPSHPVMDFFSSHLFVNSPSPATNSSHTDGHEVIMSDYLVSDENLQKMENVLDLWSSGLKTNIISELSKWKLNFIDWHRMEMKKEKEKHAAHSKQLCKQINELKELQKAFEISIGRKDEVISSLSHAIGKQKEKTELMRTFFHWRIGHVKSRQDVYEGKLADQYFQRTLLKKVWKGWRSIVQKQWKDVVERACQARAEEVCVQISNDYETKVAMLTGALENAKAEIQRMQHEKEHFEDSMKKAFMRGVCALNLEAMTIFQNRNDTGIDSINNKKEEYGPCVQGKEHPVPLDPSATQIPVPVASPLLPSPPAAASATTIPSAASMTSAGAASMSSVHVPVSLLGAGSAASAVTEEMYVPRVVTSAQQKAGKTITARITGRCDFAPKNRVGSSLAIMGVSPPMSSVVVEKHHPVTMQTIPQATAAKYPRTIHPESSTSASRALGTRSTHTQSLTSVHSIKVVD; via the exons ATGTCATCAGATGGGGAGATATACTCACTTCCAGTTGTGCAAAATGAGTCTGATCGAGGCAGTTCTCTCTCTTCAGATCTTCAG GAAGAGTATGAAGAACTACTTCGTTACGCTATAGTGACTCCAAATATTGACTCCAGTGCTTCACAGTCATCTCATCCTAAGGGAGAAGTGGCACCAGATGTTAGAATTCCTACTGCAGTTGATGATATTCTTCATAGTCAAG GAGATAACCCTTTAAGAGAAACTGCAATGGAAGTTGGAAAAGGATGTGACTTCAATATTTCAAGTCATTCAAAGACAGATG GGTCATCACCAGTGTTATCACCAAAGAAGCCTTCTCACCCAGTCATGGATTTTTTCAGTTCACATCTTTTCGTTAACTCTCCCTCACCAGCAACTAATTCTAGTCATACAGATGGCCACGAAGTAATTATGAGTGATTATCTTGTTTCTGATGAAAACCTTCAGAAGATGGAAAATGTACTTGATCTTTGGAGCTCAGGTCTTAAG ACAAATATCATATCTGAACTAAGTAAATGGAAACTTAATTTTATTGACTGGCAccgaatggaaatgaaaaaagagaaagaaaaacatgcagCACATTCAAAACAACTGTGCAAACAGATCAACGAATTGAAGGAGCTGCAGAAAGCCTTTGAAATCTCCATTGGGAGAAAAGATGAG GTGATTTCTAGCTTGTCTCATGCCATAGGCAAGCAGAAGGAAAAGACAGAGTTGATGAGAACATTCTTCCACTGGCGAATTGGCCATGTCAAATCCAGACAGGat GTTTATGAAGGTAAACTAGCTGACCAGTACTTCCAGAGAACTTTACTAAAGAAAGTCTGGAAAGGCTGGCGCTCCATAGTACAAAAGCAGTGGAAAGATGTGGTGGAAAGAGCTTGTCAAGCAAGAGCTGAAGAAGTTTGTGTCCAGATATCCAATGATTATGAAACCAAAGTTGCTATG TTAACTGGAGCTTTGGAAAATGCAAAAGCTGAAATTCAAAGAATGCAACATGAAAAAGAACACTTTGAAGATTCCATGAAAAAAGCTTTCATGAGGGGTGTATGTGCATTAAATCTTGAAGCCATGActatatttcaaaacagaaatgaTACAG GAATAGActccataaataataaaaaggaagaatatggTCCCTGTGTACAAGGAAAAGAACATCCTGTTCCTTTGGATCCTTCGGCTACCCAGATACCTGTACCGGTTGCATCTCCACTGCTGCCATCTCCACCTGCAGCGGCCAGTGCGACCACCATTCCCTCTGCTGCTTCCATGACTTCTGCTGGGGCTGCTTCCATGTCTTCTGTTCACGTTCCTGTTTCTCTTCTTGGTGCAGGATCAGCAGCTAGTGCtgtaacagaagaaatg tacGTGCCAAGAGTTGTAACTTCTGCACAACAGAAAGCTGGAAAAACGATTACAGCGCGGATCACAGGGAGATGTGATTTTGCTCCAAAAAATAGAGTTGGTAGCAGTTTAGCTATAATGGGAGTTTCTCCTCCCATGAGCTCAGTTGTTGTGGAAAAACATCATCCAGTCACAATG